A window from Thermodesulfobacteriota bacterium encodes these proteins:
- a CDS encoding serine protease, translating to MTIPKIAEPSVKSLYIQMNFNDQELAQGTAFTINTKRGPTLITNRHNVTGRHQHTGNPLHSTGGLPNQITIWHNSKQYLGRWVAKTEPLYEEESPRWREHPLLRDKADFVALPLTQLKDVQIFPYDPSNPGTDILVGMADILSVVGFPFGIRAGGSLAVWATGFMASEPDINYDELPVFLIDCRSRTGQSGSPVIAYRSGGWVATSTGGGVFKDGVYKFLGIYSGRINKESDLGMVWKTSAVKELADSL from the coding sequence TTGACTATACCCAAAATCGCAGAACCTTCAGTGAAATCACTCTATATTCAGATGAATTTCAATGATCAAGAACTTGCTCAAGGAACAGCTTTTACCATTAATACAAAGAGGGGACCAACACTAATTACAAATCGACACAATGTGACTGGTAGGCATCAGCATACAGGGAATCCCTTGCATTCCACAGGGGGACTTCCTAATCAAATCACCATCTGGCACAATAGCAAACAGTATCTAGGTCGTTGGGTTGCCAAAACAGAACCACTTTATGAAGAGGAAAGTCCACGATGGAGAGAACACCCACTTTTGAGAGACAAGGCCGATTTTGTTGCCCTACCATTAACACAATTAAAAGATGTTCAAATTTTCCCCTATGATCCTTCTAATCCCGGCACTGATATTCTTGTGGGGATGGCGGATATATTAAGTGTCGTTGGATTCCCCTTCGGTATTCGAGCTGGTGGTAGTCTCGCAGTCTGGGCGACTGGATTCATGGCTTCAGAACCGGATATTAATTATGATGAATTGCCTGTTTTTTTGATTGATTGCAGAAGTAGAACAGGACAATCGGGTTCACCAGTAATCGCGTATAGAAGCGGAGGGTGGGTGGCGACGTCTACAGGAGGGGGAGTGTTCAAGGATGGTGTTTATAAGTTCTTAGGTATTTATAGTGGAAGGATAAATAAGGAATCAGACTTGGGAATGGTTTGGAAAACTTCTGCCGTCAAGGAACTGGCGGATTCATTATAG
- a CDS encoding ankyrin repeat domain-containing protein, whose protein sequence is MSEDAIFSLTAGELDEHINSFPCQKIKIVPERIRAVEEELDKRGLMDYPARGILRNHLKEKLQKAKQAFKKEPERAISIYRKGIAVFRILAQRTNLFDYWRELGSYYCDLIKLLQKNMMYAEALREIEAYETTRCMETSRVTVNREIRKIKCKALRAMGSISDDDCRKEVSRIESETNKREKTSVRIHDAARKGKIEKVKEYLESDKNLVNLRNREGETPIFAAVSSGNEEMVELLILNGADINVKEQQAGTTPLYWATRLENTGIIDLLLSCGANINEKIGMPDREQPIIKMILERKRNLKSIPLLLSQGAEINMTDRFGITPLHVAVENGNYETIKMLIDYGANINAKTIRGETPFDRAFSYENVSAMLLLLKNGAECNNYSKSDPQIVPGDNIVSIEDLPYPMVLYPGSYGTFFVFFKEEEEQLILCACAKEAVLNYLRFRLFRHCPVPSRGKGIIDEKNFPKALAKKLIQQNAPNDLGVIDHLKFEKGICHECNRVIPKYRYCSDIYGGAFKQTFGWYINKQAFEFGIRPIEDLSFQVNREICPQEILDLIESDPDGFVQDWFEAKRQDLKEATKLKNIFDKSKRRIWNVIENEVRQKFGYRKVGETWITETILYYIVQSLYAEKIIHRHYRPDFLGGLEIDIFIKDFNLGIEYQGIQHFSPVNHWGGEEGLKRLQERDIRKKEMCDTLGISLIYFRYDENIGEEMVKRRIQEELRKRKTKQ, encoded by the coding sequence ATGAGCGAAGACGCCATATTTTCTCTCACAGCAGGCGAATTGGATGAGCATATTAATTCATTTCCCTGCCAGAAAATCAAAATAGTGCCGGAGCGCATAAGGGCAGTTGAAGAGGAGCTAGATAAGCGCGGCTTAATGGACTATCCAGCTCGGGGAATTTTGCGAAATCACTTAAAGGAAAAACTCCAAAAAGCAAAACAGGCTTTTAAAAAAGAACCGGAAAGAGCAATAAGTATTTATCGTAAAGGGATAGCAGTTTTTAGGATACTTGCTCAAAGAACAAACTTGTTTGATTATTGGAGAGAGCTGGGATCTTATTATTGCGATTTAATAAAGCTACTACAAAAAAATATGATGTATGCAGAGGCACTGAGAGAAATCGAAGCTTATGAGACAACTCGGTGTATGGAAACGAGTAGAGTCACTGTTAATCGAGAAATAAGAAAGATTAAATGCAAAGCTCTTAGAGCAATGGGCTCAATCAGTGATGATGATTGCCGAAAAGAAGTTAGTAGAATAGAATCAGAAACGAACAAGAGAGAGAAAACATCGGTAAGAATCCACGACGCTGCCCGTAAGGGTAAAATTGAAAAGGTCAAAGAATATCTGGAATCAGACAAAAATCTTGTTAACCTTAGAAATAGAGAGGGAGAAACGCCAATTTTTGCTGCTGTAAGCAGTGGTAATGAGGAAATGGTTGAATTATTGATACTAAACGGCGCGGATATAAATGTGAAAGAACAGCAAGCCGGAACAACACCATTATATTGGGCTACACGTTTGGAAAATACGGGAATAATTGATTTATTATTGTCCTGCGGAGCTAATATTAATGAGAAAATAGGAATGCCTGATAGAGAACAACCCATCATCAAAATGATTTTGGAACGGAAGAGAAACTTGAAGTCTATTCCTCTCTTGCTTTCACAAGGTGCCGAGATAAATATGACTGATAGATTTGGTATAACGCCACTTCATGTTGCTGTAGAAAATGGAAATTACGAGACAATCAAAATGCTTATCGACTATGGAGCTAATATTAATGCCAAGACGATTCGAGGTGAAACACCTTTTGATCGCGCCTTTTCTTATGAAAATGTTTCAGCCATGCTCTTGTTGCTCAAAAATGGGGCAGAATGCAATAATTACAGTAAATCCGACCCACAGATTGTTCCAGGCGACAATATAGTCTCAATTGAAGATCTTCCCTATCCGATGGTATTATATCCAGGCTCCTACGGTACATTCTTTGTGTTCTTTAAGGAGGAAGAGGAGCAATTAATTTTATGTGCCTGTGCAAAAGAAGCTGTATTAAATTATCTCAGATTTCGATTATTCAGACACTGCCCGGTTCCGTCTAGAGGTAAAGGTATTATTGACGAAAAGAATTTCCCCAAAGCCCTGGCAAAAAAATTAATACAGCAGAATGCCCCTAATGATTTAGGGGTAATAGACCACCTAAAATTTGAAAAAGGCATATGTCACGAGTGCAATAGAGTAATCCCGAAATATCGATATTGCTCAGACATCTATGGCGGTGCATTCAAACAGACCTTTGGCTGGTATATTAATAAACAAGCTTTTGAATTTGGGATAAGACCGATTGAGGATCTCTCATTTCAGGTAAATCGGGAGATTTGTCCGCAGGAGATATTAGACTTGATTGAAAGCGATCCAGATGGATTTGTACAAGATTGGTTTGAAGCGAAAAGGCAAGATCTCAAAGAAGCAACAAAGCTTAAAAACATCTTTGATAAAAGCAAGAGACGTATTTGGAATGTAATAGAAAATGAGGTCAGGCAGAAATTTGGCTATAGAAAAGTAGGAGAAACGTGGATTACCGAGACAATTTTGTACTATATAGTTCAATCTTTATATGCAGAGAAAATAATACACAGGCACTATAGACCGGACTTTCTGGGCGGACTTGAGATAGACATTTTCATAAAAGATTTCAACCTTGGCATCGAATATCAAGGAATCCAGCATTTTAGTCCTGTTAATCACTGGGGTGGGGAAGAGGGTCTTAAAAGATTGCAGGAACGAGATATAAGGAAAAAAGAAATGTGTGATACTTTGGGCATATCTCTTATTTATTTCAGATATGACGAAAATATAGGAGAAGAGATGGTGAAACGAAGAATCCAGGAAGAATTGAGGAAACGCAAAACCAAGCAATAA
- a CDS encoding PDDEXK nuclease domain-containing protein, translated as MGVKNLKKYKTSLLPANYIEFLADIKERVRTAQVGATLAANRELIRLYWDIGKAIVERQKAEGWGRAVVERLAKDLQREFPGIEGFSPPNIWRMRAFYLVWSEGPEILSQPVIESERQKLAQLVREIPWGQNIILIQKVKDPRVRLWYAQKTIEHGWSRAVLTAQIESRLYEREGKALTNFNVALIQPQSDLAQQALKDPYLFDFLTLAAGARERELEQGLIDHVQKFMLEMGVGFAFVGRQVYLEVGGKDYYLDLLFYHLKLRCFVVIDLKVGEFKPEYAGKMNFYLSAVDDLMRHPDDQPTIGLLLCKEKDKLTVEYALRDLRKPIGVAEWRTKLVEYLPKRLQGKLPSIEQIERELEENEPENENIKGAKGAKET; from the coding sequence ATGGGGGTCAAGAACTTGAAAAAATATAAGACATCTTTGCTTCCGGCGAATTATATTGAGTTTCTTGCAGATATCAAGGAACGTGTTCGCACCGCCCAGGTCGGAGCTACGCTTGCGGCAAACCGAGAATTGATCAGACTATATTGGGATATCGGCAAGGCCATTGTTGAACGGCAGAAGGCTGAAGGATGGGGTCGCGCCGTGGTTGAGCGGCTTGCCAAAGATCTACAAAGGGAATTTCCTGGCATAGAAGGATTTTCTCCCCCCAACATCTGGCGTATGAGAGCCTTTTATCTGGTTTGGTCAGAAGGTCCTGAAATTCTATCACAGCCTGTGATAGAATCTGAAAGACAAAAACTCGCACAACTTGTGAGAGAAATTCCTTGGGGTCAGAACATCATTCTGATTCAAAAAGTAAAAGACCCACGCGTGCGCTTATGGTATGCCCAGAAGACTATTGAACATGGCTGGAGCCGGGCCGTGCTGACTGCGCAGATTGAGTCACGGCTCTATGAGCGTGAAGGGAAGGCGCTCACAAATTTCAATGTTGCTCTGATTCAACCGCAATCTGATCTTGCCCAACAGGCATTGAAAGATCCTTACCTTTTCGATTTCCTGACTCTCGCTGCGGGCGCCCGTGAGCGTGAGTTGGAGCAAGGACTGATCGATCATGTTCAAAAGTTCATGCTTGAAATGGGTGTGGGATTTGCCTTCGTAGGCCGACAAGTATATTTGGAAGTAGGCGGAAAGGACTATTATCTGGACCTGCTCTTCTATCACCTCAAGTTGCGTTGCTTTGTGGTGATTGATCTCAAAGTCGGAGAGTTCAAGCCAGAGTATGCCGGCAAAATGAATTTCTATCTCTCTGCGGTGGACGACCTGATGCGCCACCCAGACGATCAGCCAACAATAGGCCTTCTGCTTTGTAAGGAGAAAGATAAGCTCACTGTAGAGTACGCTCTGCGTGACTTGAGAAAACCCATCGGTGTTGCCGAGTGGCGAACTAAGCTCGTGGAATACCTGCCTAAACGGTTGCAAGGTAAGCTTCCCTCAATCGAACAGATTGAGAGGGAACTGGAAGAGAATGAGCCCGAAAATGAAAATATAAAAGGGGCAAAAGGGGCAAAAGAAACATAA
- a CDS encoding abortive infection family protein, which produces MTPREINKLVEDYIGTNSGYLNNFTYHKHDQFYPVYCGLDIDVSSYRTRGHTTRTAFIEILKDSPPRQQAKIIRGIFEMLPPPEEATDDESRNKIKTYNELLAVAARLEADGQVDTPVIEHTSEVVYEALKDAEILLNQSGPRNAVDRAHTALHGYLKKLCVDRGEALPDDPSLTQVFKVIREKFIEFKEAINHDVEARKVYGSLAGAIDGLNTIRNRGSLAHPNELLIDAPEAMLYINLTRAILAYIEAKINRS; this is translated from the coding sequence ATGACGCCTCGTGAAATAAACAAACTTGTTGAAGATTACATCGGTACGAATAGCGGATATCTCAATAATTTTACTTATCACAAGCACGATCAATTTTATCCTGTATACTGTGGCTTAGATATTGATGTTTCTTCATATCGCACGCGAGGCCATACAACGAGAACTGCATTTATAGAAATACTAAAAGACTCACCACCACGTCAACAAGCCAAAATCATTAGAGGCATTTTTGAGATGCTTCCTCCACCTGAGGAAGCAACAGATGATGAGTCCAGAAACAAAATCAAGACTTACAATGAGTTGTTGGCTGTGGCTGCCAGACTAGAAGCAGACGGACAGGTGGACACACCGGTGATTGAACATACAAGCGAGGTCGTATATGAGGCATTGAAAGATGCAGAAATCCTCCTTAATCAGAGTGGCCCTCGAAATGCAGTTGATAGAGCACATACTGCGTTGCACGGATATTTGAAAAAACTATGCGTTGATCGAGGCGAGGCATTACCAGATGATCCGTCATTGACCCAGGTATTTAAGGTGATCAGAGAAAAATTCATAGAATTCAAAGAAGCGATAAATCATGATGTAGAAGCAAGGAAAGTATATGGATCTCTTGCTGGTGCGATTGACGGGCTAAATACAATTCGAAATCGAGGTTCGCTCGCACATCCGAATGAATTGTTGATTGATGCGCCAGAGGCGATGTTATATATAAATCTTACGAGGGCGATTTTGGCTTATATTGAAGCAAAAATTAATAGGAGTTAA
- a CDS encoding CopG family antitoxin, which translates to MAKEVAKRKIPKFKSEEEEIHFWDTHSLADYWDDTEEVREPIQVSEELRKKIIKRRENKQLLTIRIEKDLIEKAKKVARKKAIGYQTQMRMWIAEGIQREKAN; encoded by the coding sequence ATGGCTAAAGAAGTAGCAAAAAGGAAGATCCCAAAATTCAAATCAGAAGAAGAAGAAATACATTTCTGGGATACGCATAGCCTTGCTGATTACTGGGATGATACAGAGGAAGTGAGGGAGCCAATTCAGGTTTCCGAAGAATTGCGGAAGAAGATTATTAAAAGGCGGGAAAACAAACAGCTTCTCACAATTCGGATAGAAAAGGATCTCATTGAAAAAGCAAAAAAAGTAGCACGCAAAAAGGCCATAGGCTATCAAACTCAGATGAGAATGTGGATTGCTGAAGGCATTCAACGAGAAAAGGCAAACTGA
- a CDS encoding BrnT family toxin, translating into MKIEDFEWDDKNVEHIALHNVLPEEAEEIFIDEPLYSKTSEGKYLALGQTLDGRYLFVVFVFKDLYTVRPITARNMNLREVRGYRKWLKK; encoded by the coding sequence TTGAAGATAGAAGACTTTGAATGGGATGACAAAAACGTAGAGCATATCGCCCTTCACAATGTTTTACCGGAAGAAGCTGAAGAGATTTTCATAGACGAGCCTCTTTACAGCAAAACAAGTGAGGGGAAATATCTGGCCCTGGGACAAACACTGGATGGCAGATATTTGTTTGTTGTTTTTGTATTCAAGGACCTCTATACAGTCCGCCCCATTACTGCGCGGAATATGAATCTAAGAGAAGTGAGGGGTTACCGAAAATGGCTAAAGAAGTAG
- a CDS encoding recombinase family protein, whose amino-acid sequence MLIGYARVSSDEQNLDLQLDTLRKAGCKKIFKDKLSGAKQDRPGLAEALQHLRTRDTLVIWKLDRLGRSVKGLIELVGKLQEEGVNFHSITDGIDTTTPAGRFFFHVMASLAQMERELLIERTRAGLAAAKSRGRVGGRKRLMTAGKVEAAKKLINEGMPPRDIAQSLGVSVPTLYRWCPASERA is encoded by the coding sequence ATGCTCATAGGATATGCCCGTGTCTCTTCAGATGAACAAAACCTGGACCTGCAGCTCGATACCCTGCGCAAGGCCGGGTGCAAAAAAATCTTCAAAGACAAACTGTCGGGGGCGAAACAGGATCGGCCAGGTCTTGCCGAGGCCCTTCAACATCTCCGCACCCGTGACACCCTTGTGATCTGGAAGCTCGACCGCCTGGGCCGCAGCGTCAAGGGCCTCATAGAGCTCGTGGGAAAGCTCCAGGAAGAAGGGGTGAACTTCCACAGCATCACTGACGGCATCGACACCACCACCCCGGCGGGAAGATTTTTCTTTCACGTGATGGCCTCACTTGCCCAGATGGAGCGGGAGCTTTTGATAGAGCGCACCAGGGCCGGCCTTGCCGCGGCAAAGAGTAGAGGCCGTGTGGGGGGAAGGAAGAGGCTAATGACCGCAGGCAAGGTGGAAGCAGCGAAAAAGCTCATAAACGAGGGCATGCCGCCCCGGGATATCGCCCAGAGCCTCGGGGTCTCGGTTCCCACCCTGTACCGGTGGTGCCCCGCTTCAGAAAGAGCTTAA
- a CDS encoding ATP-binding protein, producing MPSRINPLRSIWFRLLLNFIAIIIITVGMFCLIAKFKPRETGGQEWEETLRFNGPYLSRLLFEGPSASWDPEKLSASLNEYGTLTGMHLMVVGPDGRIVAQSRQKANFGSLLEGVLNEKVLKEALAKGPVSGSQFLSDGHYTALVSYSFIPLYSRKTLKGLFVIVSPHGPPRPAMERLSLQLLQALVIVLLIASLAALLLSWNFIKPIKAMQQASRKMIEGDFSTRMSIERDDELGELARDFNFMALSLKKNIESRMRLMGDISHELNTPIAALRVNIEGILDGIVTGEREKRALLEGMLRQADRISILIDDILEISRFEAGAIKMVIEPFDPGEPARMVIESSAPLVRERCSTLSFRDESGGAYAMGDRNRILQVVQNLVDNALFHNPDGTSVVISVERRGESLVFSVEDDGVGIPPEDRESVFKRFYRGDPERARKSPGSGLGLAIAREIIEGHQSSLALEPKETGTRFVFRLPAAPHEAVAEQIPLP from the coding sequence ATGCCTTCGAGGATTAATCCCCTCCGGTCCATATGGTTCAGGCTGCTCCTCAACTTCATTGCCATCATCATCATCACTGTCGGCATGTTCTGCCTTATAGCAAAATTCAAGCCCCGCGAGACAGGGGGACAGGAGTGGGAAGAGACGCTCCGGTTCAACGGTCCTTATCTGTCCCGCCTGCTCTTTGAGGGTCCTTCGGCCTCCTGGGACCCGGAAAAGCTCTCGGCATCACTCAATGAGTACGGGACTCTGACGGGGATGCATCTCATGGTGGTGGGCCCCGATGGCAGAATCGTGGCTCAGTCCCGCCAGAAAGCCAATTTCGGCTCTCTTCTCGAAGGAGTTCTCAATGAGAAGGTATTGAAAGAGGCCCTCGCGAAGGGGCCGGTGAGCGGCAGCCAGTTCCTTTCCGATGGGCACTATACAGCACTCGTTTCCTATTCGTTCATTCCGCTCTATTCCCGGAAGACGCTCAAGGGCCTTTTTGTCATTGTCTCACCCCATGGTCCGCCCCGGCCCGCCATGGAGAGGCTGAGCCTGCAGCTTCTCCAGGCCCTCGTGATCGTGCTGCTGATTGCCTCACTCGCCGCGCTCCTGCTCTCCTGGAACTTCATCAAGCCGATAAAGGCAATGCAGCAGGCGTCAAGGAAGATGATAGAAGGCGATTTCTCCACGAGGATGAGCATTGAAAGAGACGACGAGCTGGGGGAGCTTGCGAGGGACTTCAATTTCATGGCATTATCGCTGAAAAAGAACATCGAGAGCAGGATGAGGCTCATGGGCGACATATCCCATGAGCTCAATACCCCCATTGCGGCTCTCCGTGTCAATATCGAAGGGATCCTTGACGGCATAGTCACGGGAGAGCGGGAAAAAAGGGCGCTTCTTGAAGGGATGCTGCGCCAGGCTGACCGTATCTCCATCCTCATCGACGACATCCTGGAGATATCAAGGTTCGAGGCCGGCGCGATAAAAATGGTCATCGAGCCCTTCGACCCGGGAGAGCCGGCCCGCATGGTGATTGAATCGTCAGCACCTCTCGTGCGGGAGAGGTGCTCCACCCTGTCTTTCCGCGACGAATCAGGCGGCGCCTACGCCATGGGAGACAGGAACAGAATTCTCCAGGTGGTGCAGAACCTGGTGGACAATGCCCTATTTCATAATCCCGACGGGACTTCCGTCGTCATTTCCGTGGAAAGGCGCGGCGAGTCTCTTGTCTTCTCCGTAGAGGACGACGGCGTGGGGATCCCCCCGGAGGACCGGGAGAGCGTCTTCAAAAGGTTCTACCGGGGAGACCCGGAGCGTGCCCGGAAGTCCCCGGGCTCCGGCCTTGGCCTTGCCATCGCCAGGGAGATCATCGAGGGGCACCAGAGCTCCCTGGCGCTTGAGCCGAAGGAAACAGGAACACGATTCGTGTTCAGGCTCCCCGCCGCTCCCCATGAAGCAGTCGCAGAGCAAATCCCTCTCCCCTGA
- a CDS encoding response regulator transcription factor, which yields MAGDRLVYIAEDEVEIADMVVRYLEKEGFEAKAFYRGDRALEEILRQPPDLAIIDVMMPGMNGLDLTREIRKLHLFPIIFLTSRKDEVDRILGLEMGADDYVTKPFSPRELITRVRTLFRRIEFTRQSLSRESGARSTVESHGLTLDLSRRKLFFGKESTELTAIEFSLLEHLMKAPGRVFTRDELIEAVWGKRSADPTRSLDVHIRNLRQKLEALMGTGDMIRGIRGVGYAFED from the coding sequence ATGGCAGGAGACAGGCTTGTATATATCGCTGAAGATGAGGTGGAGATTGCCGACATGGTGGTGAGGTATCTCGAAAAGGAGGGCTTTGAGGCAAAAGCCTTCTACCGCGGTGACAGGGCCCTCGAGGAGATTCTGAGGCAGCCTCCCGATCTTGCCATTATCGATGTGATGATGCCGGGCATGAACGGGCTTGATCTCACCAGGGAGATAAGGAAGCTCCACCTTTTCCCCATAATCTTTCTCACCTCGCGGAAAGACGAGGTTGACAGGATACTGGGACTTGAAATGGGGGCCGATGACTATGTCACGAAGCCCTTCTCTCCCCGGGAGCTTATCACAAGGGTGCGGACCCTGTTCAGGAGAATAGAGTTCACCAGGCAAAGCTTGTCCCGGGAATCAGGGGCCCGGAGCACCGTGGAGTCCCATGGGCTCACCCTTGACCTGTCCCGGCGGAAGCTCTTTTTCGGGAAGGAATCCACCGAGCTCACCGCCATAGAGTTCAGCCTCCTGGAGCATCTCATGAAAGCGCCCGGCAGGGTCTTCACAAGGGACGAGCTCATCGAGGCTGTATGGGGGAAGCGCTCCGCCGATCCCACCCGGTCCCTCGACGTGCACATAAGGAACCTGAGGCAGAAGCTCGAAGCCCTCATGGGAACAGGCGACATGATCCGGGGCATCAGGGGGGTGGGCTATGCCTTCGAGGATTAA